A portion of the Lolium rigidum isolate FL_2022 chromosome 1, APGP_CSIRO_Lrig_0.1, whole genome shotgun sequence genome contains these proteins:
- the LOC124684742 gene encoding shematrin-like protein 3 has protein sequence MALAPTSLAGRPFCTALQLTRSSRPASSRLSCRASNEKDAFPSLIGNLELKKLGKLAMVALAAGVLVLSPVDDAMAGKSGGRVGGKAFRSAAPRPSGPRINNSRTNIYVNPGVAPPLVGGYGYGGYGGYGLSPFGFYGGPSVALGVGGGFDTLVLFIVGGAVVGAVRRFLNRRDNDDYDD, from the exons ATGGCGTTAGCACCCACATCTCTTGCAGGGAGGCCCTTTTGCACGGCCCTGCAGCTCACGAGGTCGTCAAGGCCGGCATCCTCGAGGCTCTCGTGCAGGGCCTCCAACGAGAAGGACGCGTTTCCCTCTTTGATTGGAAACCTAGAGCTGAAAAAGCTTGGAAAGCTGGCGATGGTCGCGCTGGCCGCCGGCGTGCTCGTGCTCTCGCCCGTCGATGACGCCATGGCGGGAAAGTCCGGCGGCAGGGTCGGCGGGAAGGCGTTCCGGTCCGCGGCGCCGCGCCCCTCAGGTCCACGGATAAACAACTCAAG GACGAACATATACGTCAACCCTGGCGTGGCGCCGCCGCTGGTGGGCGGCTACGGCTACGGTGGCTACGGCGGGTACGGCTTGTCGCCGTTCGGCTTCTACGGTGGCCCCAGCGTCGCCCTCGGGGTCGGCGGCGGCTTCGACACGCTCGTCCTGTTCATAGTGGGCGGGGCGGTCGTCGGCGCGGTCAGGCGGTTCCTCAACCGCAGGGATAACGACGATTACGACGACTAG